A single region of the Elizabethkingia sp. JS20170427COW genome encodes:
- the hemF gene encoding oxygen-dependent coproporphyrinogen oxidase, with amino-acid sequence MKDQFFGYIQDLQKRIISKLEEIDGKAHFKKDEWKREGGGGGLSCVIEDGAVFEKGGVNISRVFGKLPEAMQKAFQVEEGDFFACGLSLVIHPTSPKVPTTHANWRYFEMYDKNGNIVQQWFGGGQDLTPYYLDEEDAIYWHTVCKNACDPHHPDFYSKYKKDCDTYFWNAHRNEGRGIGGLFFDYLKPTSDFSVEQWYQFVISVGDSFLEAYVPIVEKHKNEAYTPAQREWQEIRRGRYVEFNLIHDRGTHFGLKTNGRIESILMSLPPHVQWKYNHHSEEGSEEEKLIKVLAHPQDWI; translated from the coding sequence ATGAAAGATCAGTTTTTTGGATACATCCAAGATTTACAAAAAAGAATTATTTCTAAACTAGAGGAAATAGACGGTAAAGCTCACTTTAAAAAAGATGAGTGGAAACGTGAAGGCGGTGGTGGCGGATTAAGTTGCGTGATTGAAGATGGAGCCGTTTTTGAGAAAGGAGGAGTTAACATATCCAGAGTTTTTGGTAAGTTGCCCGAAGCCATGCAAAAGGCATTTCAGGTAGAAGAAGGAGATTTTTTTGCTTGTGGTCTTAGTTTGGTAATTCACCCTACTAGCCCTAAAGTGCCGACTACTCATGCCAATTGGAGATATTTTGAGATGTATGATAAGAACGGAAATATCGTTCAGCAATGGTTTGGAGGAGGCCAGGATCTTACTCCCTATTACCTAGATGAAGAAGATGCTATCTATTGGCATACCGTGTGTAAAAATGCTTGTGACCCTCATCACCCTGATTTTTATTCAAAATATAAAAAAGATTGCGACACCTATTTTTGGAATGCCCATCGCAATGAAGGTAGAGGGATAGGAGGTCTTTTCTTCGATTACCTAAAGCCTACATCTGATTTTTCAGTAGAGCAGTGGTATCAGTTTGTTATTTCTGTGGGAGATTCCTTTTTGGAAGCCTATGTCCCAATTGTTGAAAAACACAAAAATGAAGCTTATACCCCAGCGCAAAGAGAGTGGCAAGAAATTAGAAGAGGGAGATATGTGGAATTTAACCTAATTCATGATAGAGGAACTCACTTCGGGTTAAAAACCAATGGTAGGATAGAAAGTATTTTGATGAGCTTGCCACCTCATGTACAGTGGAAGTATAACCACCACTCTGAGGAAGGATCAGAAGAAGAAAAATTAATAAAAGTCTTAGCACATCCTCAAGATTGGATATAG